One stretch of Halapricum desulfuricans DNA includes these proteins:
- a CDS encoding DUF5803 family protein, with protein MNRRLLALLGLGVLIVLAGCLGGSSPSDAQLSEDATYDWNTTANGTIQLGGDSYTAVYEVANTSALNLYQRDMFNNREPLPIRALQFRYPNGTVVNASAFDVSRNAERIRLELPDRTGKVGYTVEQNGKAVRTATFVDGSYEVVLPPKTDVGVPILSNVAPGGYETETIDGRVHITWDDVDSDQLVVEYYLERDLWLFGGLFALLAIVGLGGGLYYWLQIRSLQDRREEVGLDVEDEDDDLGDRGPPPGMGR; from the coding sequence ATGAATCGTCGGCTGCTCGCACTCCTCGGTCTTGGCGTTTTAATCGTTCTCGCGGGCTGTCTAGGGGGGTCTAGTCCCTCGGACGCACAGCTGAGCGAGGACGCGACCTATGACTGGAACACCACCGCGAACGGGACAATCCAGCTCGGCGGGGACAGCTACACGGCCGTCTACGAGGTCGCAAACACGTCGGCGCTGAACCTCTACCAGCGGGACATGTTCAACAACCGCGAGCCGCTCCCGATCAGGGCGCTGCAGTTCCGCTATCCGAACGGCACGGTCGTCAACGCCTCGGCGTTCGACGTCTCAAGAAACGCCGAGCGGATCCGCCTCGAGTTGCCCGACCGAACCGGGAAGGTCGGTTACACCGTCGAGCAGAACGGCAAGGCCGTCCGGACGGCGACGTTCGTCGACGGCAGTTACGAGGTCGTGCTCCCGCCGAAGACCGACGTCGGCGTACCGATCCTCTCGAACGTCGCTCCCGGCGGCTACGAGACCGAGACGATCGACGGACGGGTCCACATCACCTGGGACGACGTCGACAGCGACCAGCTGGTCGTCGAGTACTACCTCGAGCGCGACCTGTGGCTGTTCGGCGGCCTGTTCGCGCTGCTCGCGATCGTCGGACTCGGCGGCGGGCTGTACTACTGGCTGCAGATCCGGTCGCTACAGGACCGCCGCGAGGAGGTCGGGCTCGACGTCGAAGACGAGGACGACGACCTGGGAGATCGGGGGCCGCCGCCCGGGATGGGACGATAA
- a CDS encoding DUF2110 family protein, whose protein sequence is MVVLATKCYVAGDARQRALDSLSSQIENLLGELDVTYEVGVRDDEFPSVTVEGDDATVAQNLLREEFGEITPHLTPGEVYVGTLERWDDDGFYLDAGREVYVPAEELGLGPGSPEQIRTRFGLVQHLPLRFVPQEDGPARLADEERDRLYEWTRGNGRVNVNSATRAEVRATVNRAGHAQDIVTVERLGLLEQSIVCTDDTDPPGLLSSIGSYLSAELLAVVP, encoded by the coding sequence ATGGTAGTCCTCGCAACCAAGTGTTACGTCGCCGGCGACGCCCGACAGCGAGCCCTGGATTCGCTGTCTTCGCAGATCGAGAACCTGCTGGGCGAGCTAGACGTGACCTACGAGGTCGGCGTTCGCGACGACGAGTTCCCGTCGGTAACCGTCGAGGGGGACGACGCGACGGTCGCCCAGAACCTCCTGCGCGAGGAGTTCGGGGAGATCACGCCCCATCTCACACCGGGCGAGGTCTACGTCGGCACGCTCGAGCGCTGGGACGACGACGGGTTCTACCTCGATGCCGGACGCGAAGTTTACGTTCCGGCCGAAGAACTCGGGCTCGGCCCGGGGTCGCCCGAGCAGATCCGGACGCGGTTTGGGCTGGTCCAGCATCTCCCGCTGCGGTTCGTGCCCCAGGAAGACGGTCCGGCGCGGCTGGCTGACGAAGAGCGGGACCGCCTCTACGAGTGGACGCGCGGCAACGGTCGGGTCAACGTCAATAGCGCGACCCGGGCGGAGGTCCGGGCGACGGTCAACCGCGCCGGTCACGCGCAGGACATCGTCACCGTCGAACGGCTCGGGCTGCTCGAACAGAGCATCGTCTGTACGGACGACACCGACCCGCCGGGTCTGCTATCGAGCATCGGGTCGTATCTCTCCGCCGAGTTGCTCGCTGTCGTTCCATGA
- the tfe gene encoding transcription factor E: MAFEDLLEDPVIQKYLHELVGPKGMPVAAAPPDGEVTDEELAEELGLELNDVRRALFILYENDLASYRRLRDEDSGWLTYLWTFHYENIPEQLQGEMHRLLEGLEERREYEFEHEFYLCESCGIRFEFGEAMDFGFECPECGSQLDSMENTMLLEAMEERIEQLRDELNVEPDSEVQA; encoded by the coding sequence ATGGCTTTTGAGGATCTCCTGGAGGACCCTGTCATACAGAAGTACCTCCACGAACTCGTCGGACCGAAGGGGATGCCCGTCGCCGCCGCGCCGCCGGACGGTGAAGTGACGGACGAGGAACTGGCGGAGGAGTTGGGGCTCGAACTCAACGACGTCCGCCGGGCGCTTTTCATCCTCTATGAGAACGATCTGGCGAGCTACCGCCGGCTGCGCGACGAGGACTCGGGGTGGCTTACCTACCTCTGGACGTTCCACTACGAGAACATCCCCGAACAACTCCAGGGGGAGATGCACCGGTTGCTGGAGGGGCTCGAAGAGCGCCGCGAGTACGAGTTCGAACACGAGTTCTACCTCTGTGAGAGCTGCGGCATCCGCTTCGAGTTCGGCGAGGCGATGGACTTCGGCTTCGAGTGTCCGGAGTGTGGCTCCCAGCTCGACTCGATGGAGAACACGATGCTGCTCGAGGCGATGGAGGAACGGATCGAACAGTTGCGCGACGAACTCAACGTCGAACCGGATTCGGAAGTCCAAGCCTAA
- the hmgB gene encoding hydroxymethylglutaryl-CoA synthase — MKDVGIDAVEFRSGKLMLDLPGTFAEVKDEDPAKYTKGLGLHASSFPDAYEDIVTMAANASKRLMDRKGLEPDDIGRIDVATESAFDHSKPVSTYVAGCLEQVYDGDFRHANKGERKFACIAGTQSVDDAVNWIAADKNRGRAAIVISTDTALYERGDSGEATQGAGAVAMLIDEDPDLVTIDPEQGIGSVDETDFLKPNQQFPSVDGKRSMQVYLMRMREALEDYETQVETHPDDFAFVPFHTPFPGMVRKAAPLGYRHVARDTEVEDELAEEIGRQPRPEAFDDDEAYREALKEYTDKLTETERYQEWYSRAIEPTLDISSRVGNWYTSSVHLARISALKHARENGIDLDHERLLVGSYGSGAQAEIHGETVQPGWEDEIAQLNVDDQLVERYDLSWEEYEQIHDVHNHEESVDVDPFTTPEGEFVFDGWGRMGERKYTYVE, encoded by the coding sequence ATGAAAGACGTAGGCATCGACGCCGTCGAGTTCCGGTCAGGGAAGCTCATGCTCGATCTCCCGGGGACGTTCGCGGAAGTCAAGGACGAAGACCCGGCGAAGTACACGAAGGGGCTGGGGCTACACGCGAGTTCGTTCCCGGACGCGTACGAGGACATCGTGACGATGGCGGCAAACGCCTCGAAGCGACTGATGGACCGCAAGGGTCTGGAACCCGACGACATCGGCCGTATCGACGTCGCGACGGAGAGCGCGTTCGACCACTCGAAGCCGGTTTCGACGTACGTCGCCGGCTGTCTGGAGCAGGTCTACGACGGCGATTTCCGCCACGCCAACAAGGGCGAGCGCAAGTTCGCCTGCATCGCCGGCACCCAGAGCGTCGACGACGCCGTCAACTGGATCGCCGCCGACAAGAACCGCGGTCGCGCCGCGATCGTGATCTCGACCGACACGGCCCTCTACGAGCGCGGCGACTCCGGCGAGGCGACCCAGGGTGCCGGCGCCGTCGCGATGCTCATCGACGAGGACCCCGATCTCGTCACGATCGACCCCGAACAGGGTATCGGTAGCGTCGACGAGACGGACTTCCTCAAGCCGAACCAGCAGTTCCCCTCAGTCGACGGCAAGCGCTCGATGCAGGTGTATCTCATGCGGATGCGCGAGGCGCTGGAAGACTACGAGACGCAGGTCGAGACCCACCCAGACGACTTCGCGTTCGTCCCGTTCCACACGCCGTTCCCGGGGATGGTGCGCAAGGCCGCTCCGCTGGGGTACCGACACGTCGCGCGCGACACCGAAGTCGAGGACGAACTCGCCGAGGAGATCGGCCGCCAGCCCCGGCCCGAGGCGTTCGACGATGACGAGGCGTACCGCGAGGCGCTCAAAGAGTACACCGACAAACTGACCGAGACCGAGCGCTATCAGGAGTGGTACAGCCGCGCGATCGAACCGACGCTGGACATCTCCTCGCGCGTCGGCAACTGGTACACCAGTTCCGTCCACCTCGCCCGCATCTCGGCGCTCAAGCACGCCCGCGAGAACGGCATCGACCTCGACCACGAGCGACTGCTGGTCGGCTCGTACGGTTCGGGGGCGCAGGCCGAGATCCACGGCGAGACGGTCCAGCCCGGCTGGGAGGACGAGATCGCACAGCTCAACGTCGACGATCAACTGGTCGAGCGTTACGACCTCTCCTGGGAGGAGTACGAGCAGATCCACGACGTGCACAACCACGAGGAATCGGTCGACGTCGATCCGTTCACGACGCCTGAAGGGGAGTTCGTCTTCGACGGCTGGGGTCGAATGGGCGAGCGGAAGTACACCTACGTCGAATAG
- a CDS encoding D-2-hydroxyacid dehydrogenase: MTALPEILVLPQKPHGIPVESLVSSLRARYDGDVSLARTSDEIDAALPSATVVVGNYISPDDLDRAGALELFACSYAGTDHLPLSELREQGVTVTNAGGVHASNVAEHAVGSLLSLTRGLFRARRQQRNHEWRNFQPGELAGRTVTVVGLGAIGTAIARRLRPFDVDLRAVRHTPEKGGPADAVFGYDDLETALSGSEGVVLACPLTETTEGLLDGAAFDLLDPDAVVVNVARGGVIETDALVDALRWNHIRGAALDVTDPEPLPPEHPLWNFENVLITPHNGGYTPEYYDRLADIVVRNVERAVESGSWDDLDNQVVP; encoded by the coding sequence ATGACAGCGTTACCCGAGATTCTCGTCCTCCCGCAGAAGCCACACGGGATCCCCGTCGAATCGCTGGTCTCGTCGCTGCGCGCACGCTACGACGGGGACGTATCGCTCGCCCGAACGAGCGACGAAATCGACGCGGCGTTGCCCTCGGCGACCGTCGTCGTCGGAAACTACATCTCGCCCGACGACCTCGACCGGGCCGGGGCCCTCGAACTGTTCGCCTGCTCGTACGCGGGCACCGACCACCTCCCGCTCTCGGAACTGCGCGAGCAGGGCGTAACGGTGACCAACGCCGGCGGCGTCCACGCATCGAACGTCGCCGAGCACGCCGTCGGGTCGCTGCTCTCGCTGACTCGCGGCCTCTTCCGGGCGCGCCGCCAGCAACGCAACCACGAGTGGCGCAACTTCCAGCCCGGCGAACTCGCCGGTCGTACCGTCACCGTCGTCGGACTGGGCGCGATCGGAACGGCGATCGCCCGTCGGCTCCGGCCGTTCGACGTCGACCTCCGGGCGGTCCGTCACACGCCGGAAAAGGGCGGCCCCGCCGACGCGGTGTTCGGCTACGACGACCTCGAGACGGCGCTTTCCGGTTCCGAGGGGGTCGTACTCGCGTGCCCGCTGACCGAGACGACCGAGGGCCTGCTGGACGGTGCGGCGTTCGACCTGCTCGATCCCGACGCGGTCGTCGTCAACGTCGCCCGCGGCGGCGTGATCGAGACCGACGCGCTGGTCGACGCGCTGCGGTGGAACCACATCCGCGGGGCCGCGCTGGACGTGACTGATCCCGAGCCGCTGCCCCCGGAGCACCCGCTCTGGAACTTCGAGAACGTCCTGATCACGCCACACAACGGCGGGTACACGCCCGAGTACTACGATCGACTGGCCGATATCGTCGTCAGGAACGTCGAACGCGCGGTCGAGTCCGGATCGTGGGACGACCTCGACAATCAGGTCGTTCCGTGA
- a CDS encoding NAD(P)/FAD-dependent oxidoreductase: MERVDVAIVGGGPAGLSAARAAAERDADVLVVEKGVPRADRERLGPDSTDAAGMLDYWVDLMDYEPEEIPEEIVLQELDGAVFEGPSESVTLRETGIDASYDEFGFAFHRARFDDWLREEAEVAGASYEVGTSVNNVTSTFEQGSFVHTLTLADGEQVEADALVLADGPQRTVTIDALDQFMPDDRSVADLLGPDRANHIAYQEHRRIPDELFDEDLIKFWWGVIPGHTAYPWIFPNDDGVARVGLTMPIGTDLGDVRNPGDYALLEPDDEQVPPGRVYLRRLLEWRYPEYDLDDFPLVEDRGKRGGTEAYPISSTRPIESPTQADIAVVGGAMGATSAFHEGGDHVAVRTGKLAGRLAATDRLRRYNSAWQRALGDEVLRNVTLAELARDMEPSDWDETFATVDRMLSVEGSRYRQALGAGLSGLSVVARYRWLRRQFRDGKYVQLRESEYVL, from the coding sequence ATGGAACGAGTCGACGTCGCCATCGTCGGCGGCGGTCCGGCGGGGTTGTCCGCCGCGCGGGCCGCGGCCGAACGGGACGCGGACGTGCTCGTCGTCGAGAAGGGGGTCCCGCGGGCGGACCGCGAGCGGCTGGGCCCCGACTCGACCGACGCAGCCGGCATGCTCGATTACTGGGTCGACCTCATGGACTACGAACCCGAGGAGATCCCCGAGGAAATCGTGTTACAGGAACTCGACGGCGCGGTCTTCGAGGGGCCGTCGGAGTCGGTGACGCTCAGAGAGACGGGAATCGACGCCAGCTACGACGAATTCGGGTTCGCCTTCCATCGCGCCCGATTCGACGACTGGCTCCGCGAGGAAGCCGAGGTCGCCGGCGCGTCCTACGAGGTCGGCACGAGCGTCAACAACGTCACGTCGACGTTCGAACAGGGCTCGTTCGTGCACACGCTGACGCTCGCCGACGGAGAGCAAGTCGAGGCCGACGCGCTCGTGCTCGCGGACGGCCCCCAGCGGACGGTCACGATCGACGCGCTCGACCAGTTCATGCCCGACGACCGGTCGGTCGCAGACCTCCTCGGCCCGGATCGCGCGAACCACATCGCCTATCAGGAACACCGCCGTATCCCCGACGAGCTATTCGACGAGGACCTGATCAAGTTCTGGTGGGGCGTCATCCCCGGTCACACCGCCTATCCCTGGATCTTCCCGAACGACGACGGCGTCGCTCGCGTCGGACTGACGATGCCGATCGGAACGGACCTCGGAGACGTCAGGAACCCCGGCGACTACGCGCTGCTCGAACCCGACGACGAGCAGGTTCCCCCGGGCCGGGTCTACCTCCGTCGGCTGCTGGAGTGGCGCTATCCCGAGTACGACCTCGATGACTTCCCGCTCGTGGAAGACCGGGGCAAACGCGGCGGGACGGAAGCGTATCCCATCTCCTCGACGCGGCCGATCGAGTCACCGACCCAGGCCGACATCGCCGTCGTCGGCGGCGCGATGGGCGCGACCTCGGCGTTCCACGAGGGCGGCGATCATGTCGCCGTCCGGACCGGCAAACTCGCCGGTCGGCTCGCCGCCACGGACCGGCTCCGTCGGTACAACAGTGCGTGGCAACGTGCGCTCGGCGACGAAGTCCTGCGCAACGTCACGCTCGCGGAGCTGGCGCGTGACATGGAGCCGTCGGACTGGGACGAGACCTTCGCCACCGTCGATCGGATGCTCTCGGTCGAGGGATCGCGCTACCGACAGGCGCTCGGAGCGGGTCTGAGTGGGCTTTCGGTGGTCGCTCGCTACAGGTGGCTCCGGCGGCAGTTCCGGGACGGCAAGTACGTCCAGCTCCGCGAGTCGGAGTACGTGCTCTGA
- a CDS encoding calcium-translocating P-type ATPase, PMCA-type: MIADPHSRPGKEVLSAADSAVGGISSDEAQRRLAAYGENEVARTDGRTPLDVFLAQFDSVLIWVLLVAAALSAGIGHTVDALLIAVIVVVNGAFGFAQDYRAERSLEALRELSAPTATVRRDGTAVEVDATELVPGDVIELTSGDVVPADGRVLESVDLEVDEAALTGESMPVSKSPEPVEPATPLAERDCMVYGSTSVTRGRGAAVVTATGNDTEVGSIARELTATAETETPLQEKLDDLGRRLGAGVLVLAALVVPLLVLRDTPPIEAALTAVSLAVAAIPEGLPAVVTLTLALGVRTMAEENALVRRLPAVEALGSVDVVCTDKTGTLTEGQMTVGRIWVDDAVVDPDGSGVTSERVDLLLRAGALCNDATAETGDPTERALVEAADESGIDVERLRAGRPRTGEVPFSSERKWMGTAHGDVGYVKGAPEVVLSQSSRVLADDGPADLSPETAERIRDRVRSFADDALRVLAIAYTDDPADLEGDLVFVGLVGLLDPPRSEVAEALAATERAGIDVKMITGDNVRTAGAIAASLGMGRAVLEGRDLEALDDAQLASRVEDVDVFARATPRHKVRILQALKANGHVVAMTGDGVNDAPALKNADVGVAMGVRGTDVAKQASDVILLDDNYATIERAIERGRAIFDNVWKFVAFLLSANVAEVALVFLASLYGYLVLPAVQLLWINLLTDGLPALALGADPQSGDVMERPPRDPDRGIVGRPMLALVGGTGTVSTALMLGLLAYALDGATAITPYAMTMVFTGFIFLEFEKLYVIRRVRATPTLSNPWLALAVAISIALQLAVLYSPLNRYFGTVPLAVADWALIGAVLAVALPLYGAVVVAIGRWVPDETTR, from the coding sequence GTGATCGCAGACCCCCACAGCCGACCGGGCAAGGAAGTGCTGTCCGCGGCCGACAGCGCTGTCGGGGGGATTTCGTCCGACGAAGCCCAGCGACGACTCGCCGCGTACGGCGAGAACGAGGTCGCCCGGACGGACGGGCGGACGCCGCTCGACGTCTTCCTCGCGCAGTTCGACAGCGTTCTCATCTGGGTCCTGCTGGTCGCGGCCGCGCTCTCGGCCGGGATCGGTCACACCGTCGACGCGCTGCTCATTGCCGTCATCGTCGTCGTGAACGGGGCTTTCGGTTTCGCTCAGGACTACCGGGCCGAACGGAGCCTCGAAGCCCTCCGCGAACTGTCCGCGCCGACGGCGACCGTCAGGCGGGACGGCACAGCCGTCGAGGTCGACGCGACCGAACTCGTCCCCGGCGACGTGATCGAACTGACGAGCGGCGACGTGGTTCCCGCCGACGGGCGGGTGCTCGAATCGGTCGACCTCGAGGTCGACGAGGCGGCGCTCACCGGCGAGAGTATGCCGGTCTCGAAGTCGCCGGAGCCGGTCGAGCCGGCGACGCCGCTGGCCGAGCGCGACTGCATGGTATACGGTTCTACGAGCGTCACGCGCGGACGAGGGGCCGCTGTCGTCACCGCGACCGGGAACGACACCGAGGTGGGATCGATCGCCCGGGAACTCACAGCCACCGCGGAGACGGAGACGCCCCTTCAGGAGAAACTGGACGACCTCGGCCGCCGACTCGGAGCGGGTGTGCTCGTACTCGCCGCGCTCGTGGTCCCGCTATTGGTGCTCCGGGATACGCCACCCATCGAAGCGGCGCTCACCGCGGTGTCGCTGGCCGTCGCCGCGATACCCGAGGGATTACCGGCCGTGGTGACGCTGACGCTCGCGCTGGGAGTGCGGACGATGGCCGAGGAGAACGCGCTTGTCCGACGGCTGCCGGCCGTCGAGGCGCTCGGCTCCGTCGATGTCGTCTGTACCGACAAAACCGGGACACTCACCGAGGGGCAGATGACAGTCGGCAGGATCTGGGTGGACGACGCAGTCGTCGATCCCGACGGCTCCGGAGTCACCTCCGAACGGGTCGATCTCCTGTTGCGGGCAGGGGCGCTGTGTAACGACGCCACCGCCGAGACGGGTGATCCGACCGAGCGGGCGCTGGTCGAGGCCGCCGACGAGTCCGGGATCGACGTCGAGAGGCTCCGTGCGGGTCGACCCCGAACCGGCGAGGTCCCGTTCTCTTCCGAGCGCAAGTGGATGGGGACCGCCCACGGCGATGTCGGGTACGTCAAGGGTGCGCCGGAGGTCGTCCTCTCGCAGTCCTCTCGCGTGCTCGCCGACGACGGCCCGGCCGATCTCTCTCCGGAGACGGCCGAACGGATCCGCGATCGAGTCCGGTCGTTCGCGGACGACGCGCTCCGCGTGCTCGCGATCGCCTACACCGATGACCCAGCGGATCTGGAGGGCGATCTGGTGTTCGTTGGACTCGTCGGGTTGCTCGACCCGCCACGATCGGAGGTCGCCGAGGCGCTCGCGGCGACCGAGCGAGCCGGGATCGACGTGAAGATGATCACCGGCGACAACGTCCGCACGGCCGGCGCGATCGCGGCGTCGCTCGGCATGGGGCGGGCGGTGCTCGAAGGCCGTGACCTCGAGGCACTGGACGATGCGCAACTGGCGAGTCGAGTCGAGGACGTCGACGTGTTCGCTCGAGCCACGCCCCGGCACAAGGTGCGCATCCTGCAGGCGCTCAAGGCGAACGGCCACGTCGTCGCCATGACAGGGGACGGCGTCAACGACGCGCCGGCGCTGAAAAACGCCGACGTCGGCGTCGCGATGGGCGTCAGGGGGACCGACGTGGCAAAACAGGCCAGCGACGTGATCCTGCTCGACGACAACTACGCCACTATCGAGCGGGCGATCGAACGCGGCCGGGCGATCTTCGACAACGTCTGGAAGTTCGTCGCGTTTCTGCTCAGCGCGAACGTCGCCGAGGTCGCGCTGGTCTTTCTCGCGTCGCTGTATGGCTATCTGGTGCTTCCGGCCGTGCAACTGCTGTGGATCAATCTGCTCACCGACGGGCTGCCCGCGCTGGCGCTCGGTGCGGATCCACAGAGCGGCGACGTGATGGAACGCCCGCCGCGCGATCCCGACCGAGGGATCGTCGGACGCCCCATGCTCGCGCTCGTCGGGGGAACCGGAACCGTCTCGACGGCCCTCATGCTCGGACTGCTGGCGTACGCGCTCGACGGAGCGACTGCGATCACGCCGTACGCGATGACGATGGTGTTCACGGGCTTCATCTTCCTCGAGTTCGAGAAGCTGTACGTCATCCGTCGGGTCCGAGCGACGCCGACGCTCTCAAACCCGTGGCTCGCGCTCGCGGTCGCGATCTCGATCGCGCTGCAACTCGCGGTGCTGTACAGCCCTCTCAACCGGTACTTCGGGACGGTCCCGCTCGCCGTTGCCGACTGGGCGCTCATCGGGGCTGTACTGGCGGTTGCGCTCCCGCTGTACGGCGCTGTCGTCGTCGCGATCGGACGATGGGTGCCAGACGAGACGACTCGCTGA
- a CDS encoding universal stress protein, which produces MYDDILLPFDGSDGAAAALHHTAEIAHWADATIHVLFVADTTRDSVTVVETHVVDALVEKGEEIVEDAAKTLRTLGADYETDVIQGNPAPMIAEYAEQYGHDLIAMPTHGREGISRYVIGSVTEKVVRLSDVPVVTMRMRPDEQLTFPYENVLVPTDGSSRAARAGEHGLSLAAALDATVHVLSVVEDDLLGLDLGSADTERQQAATDAVDDLVSAAEDRGVADVVRHVERGTPNEVILDTIEANDIHAVVMGTSGKRGTDRILLGSVAEKTVRSAPVPVITVGQGE; this is translated from the coding sequence ATGTACGACGACATTCTGCTCCCGTTCGACGGGAGCGACGGAGCGGCGGCGGCCCTGCATCACACGGCCGAGATCGCACACTGGGCCGACGCCACGATCCACGTCCTCTTCGTGGCGGACACGACGCGCGATAGCGTCACGGTCGTCGAGACGCACGTCGTCGACGCGCTCGTCGAAAAGGGCGAGGAGATCGTCGAGGACGCGGCGAAGACCCTGCGCACGCTCGGGGCGGACTACGAGACTGACGTCATTCAGGGCAACCCGGCGCCGATGATTGCGGAGTACGCCGAGCAATACGGCCACGACCTGATTGCGATGCCGACACACGGCCGAGAGGGCATCTCTCGGTACGTTATCGGCAGCGTCACTGAGAAGGTCGTCCGGCTCTCGGACGTGCCGGTGGTGACGATGCGGATGCGACCCGACGAGCAACTGACGTTCCCCTACGAGAACGTCCTCGTTCCGACCGACGGGAGCTCCAGGGCGGCTCGGGCCGGCGAACACGGGCTCTCGCTCGCCGCGGCGCTCGACGCGACCGTGCACGTGCTGTCTGTCGTGGAGGACGACCTGCTCGGACTGGACCTCGGATCGGCCGATACGGAGCGCCAGCAGGCCGCGACCGACGCCGTCGACGACCTCGTCTCGGCGGCTGAGGATCGCGGCGTCGCGGACGTCGTCCGGCACGTCGAACGGGGGACGCCCAACGAGGTCATCCTCGATACGATCGAGGCGAACGACATTCACGCCGTCGTCATGGGGACTTCGGGCAAGCGCGGCACTGATCGGATTCTGCTCGGGAGCGTGGCCGAGAAGACCGTCCGATCCGCGCCAGTCCCCGTCATCACTGTCGGACAGGGAGAGTAA
- a CDS encoding universal stress protein, translated as MFDRILVPVDGSACSQVAVQYATELATRYGASVHALCVADSRTLENAPHRDQIEHECAEIAADACKHIAASPVSAERAVRTGVPHRAILRYATERGIDLVVMGSHGRTGVDRYLLGSVTERVVRLSDVPVLTVKAADDGGITYPYTDILVPTDGSACAEAAIDPAVDIARAYDARLHALSVVETVSMGVDIGSAEVFDALEASARSAVETVETRAEQASVPAIETAVLHGTPYRGIRSYVEDHDVGLVAMGTHGRTGVGRYLLGSVTERTVRTSPVPVLTVRADT; from the coding sequence ATGTTCGACCGCATCCTCGTCCCGGTCGACGGCAGTGCGTGTTCGCAGGTGGCCGTCCAGTACGCGACGGAGCTGGCGACGCGCTACGGCGCGAGCGTCCACGCGCTCTGTGTGGCCGATTCTAGAACGCTCGAAAACGCACCCCACCGCGATCAGATCGAGCACGAATGCGCGGAGATCGCTGCAGACGCCTGTAAACACATCGCAGCGAGTCCCGTCTCGGCCGAACGGGCCGTCCGTACCGGCGTCCCTCACAGGGCGATCCTTCGATACGCGACCGAGCGCGGAATCGATCTCGTCGTGATGGGCTCTCACGGACGCACCGGCGTCGACAGATATCTGCTCGGGAGCGTCACCGAGAGAGTCGTCCGGCTCTCGGACGTGCCCGTTCTGACGGTCAAGGCGGCCGATGACGGAGGTATAACATACCCCTACACCGACATACTGGTGCCGACGGACGGAAGCGCATGCGCCGAGGCCGCTATCGACCCCGCAGTCGATATCGCACGAGCCTACGACGCGCGACTCCACGCGCTCTCGGTCGTCGAGACGGTGTCGATGGGTGTCGATATCGGTTCGGCGGAAGTGTTCGACGCGCTCGAAGCGTCGGCGCGATCGGCCGTCGAAACAGTCGAGACCCGGGCCGAACAGGCGTCAGTCCCCGCGATCGAAACCGCGGTACTACACGGGACCCCATACCGGGGGATCCGATCCTACGTCGAGGACCACGACGTCGGTCTCGTCGCGATGGGCACCCACGGACGCACCGGCGTCGGACGATACCTCCTCGGAAGCGTCACTGAACGGACCGTGCGCACGTCTCCCGTCCCCGTGCTGACGGTTCGCGCCGACACGTGA